Part of the Apis mellifera strain DH4 linkage group LG16, Amel_HAv3.1, whole genome shotgun sequence genome, CTGTGCTCGAATCATGCCTGCCAAGCGCCTAAATGGCAGTTGAAGATGATAATAGGCACAATATGGCAACGGATCCCAATAAGCAAAAAGTGCTTCTCGTTTGTCAAGCGCATTAGTCAATAAATGAGGGATTGTTTCTCCTGTTGATTGTTTCAATGCATAATTCATTGTATCTGATGACAAATGTCTTTCTAATGTAGTCAGCATTCCAGAATTTTGCCTGGAAAAATGTCTACATGATCTCCATACCAATCGAGGATGAATTTCCGTATAACAGATATAAGGCAAGCTAACGCCTACACGACATCCGATAGGCACTAATTCTCCTTCCTTTGTTAAGGCCAATCTGAAGCTCAAGTGTCCATTGATTTTAGTGCTAAACGCACGAACAAAAAACTTGTCGAGCCATTTTACTATTTCAGGTCTTTCTTCAGGTACGAAACCTCGTCCCTCATCTACCAAGCAGGTTACATTAGCCACTATCTTCGATTCTTTCACAGTAGTGCAAGTGATATAATGTTTCCCACTAGGATCATGAATTACTATCCAAGGTTTATTCTTACTAATCTCGTACTGTTGATTTCTGAATTCTCTCAATGTTGGAGGCAGTACTATTTTACTTCGATCTCTCATTCCAACCGGACCCGCGGCCAGCATCAAATATCTTTCGGTAGCAAATGCATTTTGTTCGTACATTCTTGATACATCTTGTATAGAAcgtaaaacattataattggGTGCTGGTAAATTTAATGCATGACATCTTTGTAAAAGTTCTAAAGGATCTTCGAGGATTGTCACTTCACTAACACTGGGCACAAAACACTCACAACCCATAATCTCCAAATAAGGTTTTGCCAAAGCATCGTAATAAGCCGTATTAGTAGCATTCACcgggatataataaataatcttttctttctggacgatattttttaaagctttaatatattcgatcaCGTTTTCAGGTCCAGGTTTTGGAATTGTATAGAATTTGGAACACGCAGTTGAAAACTTGGCCAAACCAAACAGCCCTTCCAATTCGCAAATCACCACTTTAGCTCCTGCCTTATGAAAATTTCGTGCTAAATGAACTGTCTGCACTGTGCTGCCACCACTGATAAGAATGCACCGTTTGTAGCGAGTCCTCTCCGAAATTGGAACATAAAGCACAGTCAAAAaccatttaaaaatagttaagggaaattgaa contains:
- the LOC551991 gene encoding uncharacterized protein LOC551991 isoform X2: MPACTSENVSRIWSSSPSNSRSNSVSPPIPSSPLSTSPPLISPILTVKRSISSISNSSYISNTSHLSNISRSSNNSSTPTVIFSSRRQQQQQQQRLQLSYQTQLTQGQNHNRNNSLLLKIFTAYIDFLLKTLQGIVSVISYVIWAPALWASIWIYMLWVIFQFPLTIFKWFLTVLYVPISERTRYKRCILISGGSTVQTVHLARNFHKAGAKVVICELEGLFGLAKFSTACSKFYTIPKPGPENVIEYIKALKNIVQKEKIIYYIPVNATNTAYYDALAKPYLEIMGCECFVPSVSEVTILEDPLELLQRCHALNLPAPNYNVLRSIQDVSRMYEQNAFATERYLMLAAGPVGMRDRSKIVLPPTLREFRNQQYEISKNKPWIVIHDPSGKHYITCTTVKESKIVANVTCLVDEGRGFVPEERPEIVKWLDKFFVRAFSTKINGHLSFRLALTKEGELVPIGCRVGVSLPYICYTEIHPRLVWRSCRHFSRQNSGMLTTLERHLSSDTMNYALKQSTGETIPHLLTNALDKREALFAYWDPLPYCAYYHLQLPFRRLAGMIRAQPVQHNPPLAVVHFNIII
- the LOC551991 gene encoding uncharacterized protein LOC551991 isoform X1 yields the protein MPACTSENVSRIWSSSPSNSRSNSVSPPIPSSPLSTSPPLISPILTVKRSISSISNSSYISNTSHLSNISRSSNNSSTPTVIFSSRRQQQQQQQRLQLSYQTQLTQGQNHNRNNSLLLKIFTAYIDFLLKTLQGIVSVISYVIWAPALWASIWIYMLWVIFQFPLTIFKWFLTVLYVPISERTRYKRCILISGGSTVQTVHLARNFHKAGAKVVICELEGLFGLAKFSTACSKFYTIPKPGPENVIEYIKALKNIVQKEKIIYYIPVNATNTAYYDALAKPYLEIMGCECFVPSVSEVTILEDPLELLQRCHALNLPAPNYNVLRSIQDVSRMYEQNAFATERYLMLAAGPVGMRDRSKIVLPPTLREFRNQQYEISKNKPWIVIHDPSGKHYITCTTVKESKIVANVTCLVDEGRGFVPEERPEIVKWLDKFFVRAFSTKINGHLSFRLALTKEGELVPIGCRVGVSLPYICYTEIHPRLVWRSCRHFSRQNSGMLTTLERHLSSDTMNYALKQSTGETIPHLLTNALDKREALFAYWDPLPYCAYYHLQLPFRRLAGMIRAQPVQHNPPLAVVQSRPKFVKLGYEEFFQLEMNRETD